GGGCCTTCACCAGAGCCACATCAACAACCaggaaaaaacaatgaaatcgGGGATTAGAAACACTGTTTGGATATCACAAGGTGATAGAAgtaaaacatgttaatgtgCATGGACTTTTAATCTCTTCAATCTCGCAATCTCTTTTGTTGAATTTACAATTGTCCACCTTGGTCCATCATTTCAACTGATCTGATATTGTGTACTTTTATTTCCTTGAACAATATTTGCAAAATGTTGCAAtttagcaacaacaacaacaaaaaaatactcaGGGGTTACTAGCGTCTTAAATTCACAATGAATTGTCACAATCTGCACCCGAGACTCTTCAATAACATCTCTGTGATACTCACAACCTCTGCTGGCAACATAAAACTTCACATTGAGCTATTGTCTACTTAAAGACTCTCATATTTTCCATTtcagcaaaagtaaaaaattgAATGGAAACTCGTGGCCACATAGAGAAACCAGTCCATTTATTTGCTGctttaaaatcttaatctttaaaatgttgtttaaactACTGCAAGTTGCTGAAGGGGCCTCAGATAGTGCACAGTGGGAGTGTTCAAGAGACAAAGTGCTGCCAAGTTCATTCAACCTTTAGCCACTGACTATCAATATTAGCTCCGATCATCAGTAAACTTGTCTGTTGTGTATCATCTATTATGTACAACACATTATAAACCTCTGGTCTATCAACTCGGAGACAGAAGTGCAGATAGCGACAGCCACATTTTCCacgtttgtgtttatttttctgaaaatgcatttttcgTGTCTGTGCTAGCTTGTGCTTGCAAACGCTGATCCATACATGAGGCGAAAAACATAGGCAGCTCTGTGCAACAAAGAGCTGCGGGTGTCAGAGTCTTACAGCTGCAGTACACGTAAAAGCGCACATTGTGCAAGCTACAGCCTATAAGCATCGGCATTACGGACTTCTTACACATAACGCCAGCTCGTTGCACATGTAAGTTGAAAAGTTGCCGTTGAGCGCCGAACAAAAATGTCGGCGGCGGAAAAAATTAACCCTTTCCTGTCCTACGCCATGCGATGTGTGCAACATCAGAGTTGGTATCAATAAAACAGCACTAAACATGCTACTTGTGTAAAGTTCATAATGGTATGGTGCAATAGAAGTGTTTACAACTGTCCTAGATGCGATTTTAGGACCAAAGCGGAGTTATATTCTTGCAACATTTCCCCTTTAATTGCCCTGACCAGTTTATCCTTACCAGCTTCACGTTAGCGGTGGATCCTGACAGAAGAGCGGGGACAGCACCAGAATGCACTGGGGCTAGAATCGGGCGTCCACGGAGAAAGCCTGACGAAAAGTCAgacatatttttcttatttagcAGAATTTGAGAGCAGAAAACTACAGATATCTGGTACAATTAAATATACTTTCATAAATATACGGATATGACAACGCGCTATTTTAATAAAATAGCATATGGTTTACAATAGAAAGAGGAAACTCACGAGATCTCAAAGGGTCCTTTGCCTGCACAGTGGAGGCTTTAACATCCCCTTTAATGAGCTGTGAAGTCTGGCAACAAAATCTCTACAATGGAGTGTACCTTTAATTTACTGTTTTCCCTCCAATTGCACCTACAACAACAGAGCATGGCCTGGCTCGAAGTGTAGGTACTTAACAAAGGCTGGGGATTACCAGTTTGCATCAGTGAACTTATCCTATCTGTGAACTTATACTTATACAGTACTGTGTTCATTATTTAACTAGACCTCCACAATATTTCATGAAGAAATTCAacaatgtgacacatttttcttgtttctcctgttgtttattttaacgTCCAGCATgtaaaaactaacaaacaacaacaacaaaaaaaaaacaacacataaacaaaattgTCAAGAAGCAATTGTTAAtggtgaaaacaacattttttcatatgcacaatgaactgaaattaaagaaaaatgctgtaaatCTGTCACAGTAACAATAGCACTGATATGTATGGCGTAGTGACTctaataatgaaaagaaacaaccaTTCTTagaatattgtttatttttatattttcagccGGATGTGGCCTGTCAACTTACTTCTAAAAATACATCCATTATTTACTTTAGGATGTAATTTGTAATTGAGGTGAATGCTGCACTGCACAATACAACCATTGAAGTACTGGTCACTTAAAAGGCACAATACACGATGGACAACTTACCATAAAAAGTAATTTGTGCAAAATATGTGGATGTTATACCATTACAGTGCGTTGTCTCGGTATAGACTTGTGACTCCTCCTAATAATGGCATATGAGGACTAGGCAAGTATGCCTTTATGCTTGTTGTATATTTTAGTGTCTGTTGGCACAGAATCCCAGATCCCAGTATACATCTGATGAATTCTTCAGGAGACTGAGAGATAGAGATTATGCAAGGTTCTCGTTCGTTTGGTCCATTGTTTTtggaggttttttgtttttgtttgtaatatACATCCATAACAGAGCTAAAGTGGCAAAATGCATCAAGTCAGAGAACCATTGAAGACAATCAGCAAATCTGCAGTAAGGCCATTGTGGCAGTCCTCAAATCAACCAGTCATGTTCACCCCTGCCCCCTTCAGATTTGTAGGCTTGTTATAGTCACAGCCtataaatgaaagaagaaacaatccataaaatttaaaaaatgtgttgacaTATTTGGTCGTTTTACAGGTCTCATagtcttgaaaaaaaaacaaaaaaacagagagaccACAAAGAGAAATGCTAGTgagacagtgaaaatgacatAGAGAGGTGAAAGAGGGGTTATGGTGCATGGTGTGAAGATAATTagctgacattttgggaagCTGTGTGAGAATGTCAAATGTCACAGTGACAGCATGACAAAGACATGTGAGCCAATGAGAAAcaccactttgtgtgtgttgtcacagcGATGTGGTGAGAGGTAAAGACAGGGCTCAGAGGGGGGCTGATGGAAAGACGTTGTAAGATGTAGTACTGATATAAGGGGAAAGGtgcacacagaaagacaaaaggcaGCTAAATGAACTGGTAGGatagtgtctgtgtgtgtgtgctagctGCCTCAGTGTCTGAACATTTAAATATGAGGTTCTTACTTGTGGAAGGTCCATTTAAgacttcttctgcttctgcagcatctcaggagccaaaggaaaaacaagtttATCACAGACGGTCTCCTCTATGACTTTTGTATTGAATTTTGCAATTCACGTGTAAGTGTACTACTTGATAATAAATTGCCCATATTCCCAAAACTCTTCATGTAAGTATAGAGTGTAAGCTACTTCagtaaattaaagaaaatggGAAAAACTTGGAAGTAGGCTCTAAATACCTCTTTTCAGCCTCCTCCTGGCAAGTTTGATTTGATCTTGAAGTATCTGAACCCAGTCTCGAGGCCCGGGCAGTTTCTCTATTCTGTGTTCAGTGCAGTATTTCTCTGTGAACACTGGACACAGTTCACACAGCTAGATTAatgtttcctctgtgtcattACTGCTTTATCCTGGCACAAAGAGACACATTAAATCCATACCTTTAATGGCACCCACAATGTTCTGGTCCAAGCCTTTACGGTTGTCATTGAGCCCTCTCTTCCTTTTACCGTTTGGCAAGGAGTTAGCCAGGGTTGCATCATCAAAGAAGgcacacacctgaacacataGTAAAACACTGCTGAGCCTTGAGTGAACATAACTTATTGTTGTAGTGAAACATTagaggtttgtgtttttaataaaattcaACAACTTTGACTGCAAAGTTAATCACAGCCAACCACTGAAGAACTGATGAATTAGCTCTTAAAAACATATGGATGCACACCAGTTTCCTGAACAGCAGGCTGCCAGAGCGTGTATAGTTGACCAAAATGGAGTCCAGCTGAGCCTTTGAGATAAACACGTCATAATCCTCTGCAAGACGCACCTCAGACTGGAAAAAGAATCAAATAACTCCAGTTTTTagaaggaaaaggagacaaCACAAACTGCTCTTCAGAATTCATTGTCATGAGTTTCACCTTAAGTCAGTAACTCAATGAAATCAAGCACGATGACAATCATGCAAAACATAATATCTTATACTTTATCAGAATTATGATTTGAGATCAGGGTTCAGGACCTGCTTTGAAACAAAGTATTTCATTTGGCAACAACTTTTACATACAATAAGATAGCATTATTTAGTTGTATGAATTCAACACATATATTTCCACTTACACTTCTTTGATTTTCCAGATCCTTTTCAGGGTGAGTTAGAATAGAAAAATCAAATTTCTTCTCAGTGTAAAtatgcacatttaaaaacacatatgtGAACATGTACATTACCTCCAACAACTGAGGTTCTCGTAGTTGGGTCAGGAGAGGATTGTGTGCGCTGTTAACGGTTACTGGATTGTTGTGAGGTGGCAGCACGGACACCCCAGAGGAGACGGAATCACTGTTGGGTGCAGATGAGTCTTGCTCCTTGTCATATTCTTCCCTCTTTCTAGATTCTTCTGGTGCAGCTTTAAGTGGAGATTCCTCCAGAGGTGCCAGAGCTGCTCTTCTACTGCTAGCCACAGTGAGTGGTGCCACTTTATAGATTGGTCTCCTCCTGCGGGGCCTACAGTGAGTAGTGGGGCTTGGACCAAGACGAGGTTGGCATGGTGATGCAGCATGTTCCCGTCTTTCCAAAGATGCTAAAAAAGCGACAGTAATACAGTatatgttctctctctctctctctctctctctctctctctctcactttctcacagtgtgagagtgtttgtgttcatcCACTGACCTTTTTGAGTCTGCATCAGCCTCCTCATGGCACGCATTTCCTGCAAAATAGCCTGCAAGGTGCCCTTACAGTTACACATACAGCACGGGGTTTCTGGCACAGCAGGAGGGACTGCATCTGCTGGCAAGCCAGTGGTGTGTTGTTAGCAATTGTCTATACACAAACAGGCATATATACACAGGTGCGGTGAGCTTTCTTGCCACGTCTGACAACAAAGTGATTATATGTGTGCACGAGTGTCTTGTGTGGATAAATTTACCAATGCATTATGCACAAATACCTTGGTATGGTGTTTGTCTCTCAGCAACAAAATGCTCGTCTTCAGCACTGGACACTATCTCCATTCTATTCTATCAGAATCCTATTTTAGGAAACTAAAGTTGCATGTGAtggtttttctcctcttcaaaCATGCTTTGGTACCCTACCGTTAGCTGCATTCACTTTGATCAGATCCTTGGCATTGCTGAGGATCCTTATGGCTTTGGAGCGGGTGCTGTACTGGCCACAGCCTGTGCCTTTGGGGATGGGGGTGGATATGGATGATGGTGAAGGCCCTGGATCCTCTGCAGAGTTCCAGCTGTTGCTCTGGTGGTCCTCTGACACAACAGATAATGGTGCAGGCTCATGTACCCAGGTCAGATGCCTATCCGCGGGCTCCTTTGTTAAGCTGTCCTGCTCTGTTCCCACACGCTGATATACCCTGCTAGTCTTATCACTCAGAAGCCTCATCATTCCTGTGATTTGCCTCTTGATCTCCATGCCGTCATCCCCAACCCAAACTATGTTGAGAGAGGAAGGTGTTGGTACAGTTAGTGAGAATTGCCATCATATATCACCGAAATGAATCCTTGCAATGGCACATACCGTCAGGTACAGCAGCATCCTTAGGCTCTCCGTTGGAATCTTTGCAGCTGGAGTTCATCATATATGAAGAGTCAGAATCTgcaagaaaaagagcaaaatttTGTTATGAAATAGTTACAATATTGCTGTGATGACATCCAATCTTAATGTGATAATTAGTTACAAAATGCTATTGTAGCCTCATGCATTTAAAGAAGCTTGTGCAGGCTGTGACAGGGACTGTGATGTCAACTAAAGCAGAACCCCCACCTccgacagacacacacacacgccaccaGCCCATGCACAAACCACCACCTGTAGGTGATATGAAGTAGTGTAGTGAAGAGAGGTGGCCTAGACTAGAGCGTTTAGCTTCAGAAAAAAGTGATCAGTTCAAGCTGCATGTTAAATGTTCAGCTTGCGCatcatattttcagattttatacTATTCGTTTACTTAATTCATTCTTGAATCTATGTGGACAATGATTTCCAGGAAGGTTTTTGTTTAACACTGGAATCATTTGAGTAAGCTGTGGGTTAAAACCGAGGCTCAGACTATGGGCATTGTCATGGCCATCGCTTTTGTTTACAGAGTCGTCTCTGCTGGCATACAGCGCCAGACAAACACCCAGACACAGACGCGCGTCTTGCAAGGTCTTGCATTTATTCAGCAGCCTACCTTCATCCGTGACCAGTTTAAAGCTCTGTgacttccttctcctcttcctttccccAAACTCCATCTTCAGAGGGAATATAGTCTACAGTAAGTCGTGCAGTCGAAAATCGCTCCTCAGAAAGACGAAATCAGTGACTAGGATCCACTCAGCGGAATCACTGTCCGTCTGCCTTATTAATCAGTTAAATTTCTCCTCAGGCTGCGCTACACGTTCTGTCATCGGCAGATTTCCACGGCGTTACGCTTAACATTGACTTGGTAAATGCTATGCATGATCTATTCCCGCTTCCAGCATGCTGCTGGTTCTTCCCTCCCGCcatgtaaataaattaatgactttaatattaaaaattcGTCACATATCCCTTTGCGCCACCTGATGGTATGTTCTCATCTAAAAGGTCGACTCAGTCATTTGCCACTGTAGCTTCCAGACAATGGACTGGGATTTGAACAAAAGCAGCAATGAGCAACTTTTCTGGATTCTTGTGATTTATTAACATGTTACCGTTATCAATGTTTTTAGTAATGTTGGAGGCTCTCGTTGATGAGTGGGTTGTTCGTTTGTCTTTCTAATGTTAGGCTGCATTTATTAgaacaaaaatatttccttAAAGATGTCCTGGGTATCCATATCTATTCTCTGATGTAGTGCATCGAAGGATGAATTTTCCCTCCCTCCAGTCATGACCTCGCTTCAGGCAACTGTATAAAATTTGAGTAACTGGCAGGAAATAGGAGGCATTATTAAGTCACTTATGACATGTGCAGGTCAGTTAAGTTAGTGTCACTTGTTCCGTCACTTCCTTAATTGTCAGAGAGGTTTATAAGGACGGGGCCCTTATAAACCCATCCCGATACAATTTGTACCATTGCAAACAGTCACCTGCCAATCCTAAAACCTGCCAGTGTGCAAATGTCTTTATTATTCCATCGAAAAAAGTGGTGCATCAGCTGTCTGCTTCGAGTTTATATTTTAGAAAGTGCAGCAAAATTTTGAAATCGGTTTCATGTAATATTTGCAGTTAGGGGGAGTATCATTCAGTAACTACACACATTTGACTAAAGAACATAAAGCaactattttgttgttttttatgccCAAAGAAGTTGTTCATCTAGAATTTTTAAGCTTTGATGTTGGTATGCTAAACTCTCTATGAAAGTAAGAATTAAATGGTCAGTTAAACCAAATCACatcttatttttacatttttattttgaaacaccATCAACAACACAACGTAAAGCGTTCAGGACTCTTatactgaaagtcagtggtcGGGTTCTCAGGTTCACTTCCGGTTTAAGCATCTAGCTGGTAGCAACTGATCGACGTGTGAGGTTATTTGTTGAAATAAACGAATAACAACCACAATTACTTTCCAGAAATGGATATACTGAAGGCTGAGATCGCAAGGAAAAGGAAACTTctggaagaaaaacagcttGTTGACGTGAGTAGATTTTGacgttgtgtgtttttggttagCTTGGTTAGTTTGCTGTAATGTTGGCCAGTTCAGTCAACGCTGTCTTTCCAGAATTGTCGATGTTTTCACATGTAGGTCGGTGCATTGATGTAGTGTTGGACTCCACGTACAGAACAAATTGACGTTAGTATCGTAGACATAGTTTGCTCGATGGTAATTGTTTAGGTAACAGTAGCAGTTTATTTAAACTAAAGTAGCTAGCAGTTACGTAATGTATCGCTAACTATTAACACTTGCAAATTCATGTTCATATTAGGATGGGTTAAACTAGAAAACTATCAGATGGGCTGATATTCACTCTGGTATTCTGCTTAAACTCAAGCCAGAattattttgcctttttcaagtataaaacaagtcaaatgtCTTTCTTTCCAGGATTCAAAGAAATTCTTCAAAAGGGCCGATCTTGCACGAAAAGAACAAGAAGATTACTTCAAAAGATGTGGATATAAGGTTGATCTCAAGATCTCAGCACTCTTAAATTTTCACTCTCACCCACAACACATCTAAATCACTGTCTTTCTTCAGTTTAGTCTCTCATGATTGGTTTGACAGgtttatactgtatttaaacCTTTTGCCAGGAAACACAATGAAGGTAAAGGCTCAGGCGTACATTagtgtttgcatctgtgtttactgtgctgtttttcCCCAACCTGCCTCTGCTGCCTGCATCTGTAGGTTCAGAGAGAGACACCTGAGACTCAGGTATGGGATTGCACAGTGAAAGTAGCTGACAGGATGCATGataaaaggacaaaacacactgtgtccCAAAAGGCTTCCACTTCCTTGGTACCCTTTATGAAAGTTTTCTCCGTAAAGCCAGTgtgaataaaagcagaaaaaaaacatggtggAGATATCTTTACTTTCCTGTTTTGGTTGTTGCTTTGGCATTCCTCCTAAGTTTTGAAAATTGCTTAATTTTAATGGCTATGTTTTTGAGATTAGCAATTTGcttgaataaaataaacaaagtgataATATACACTGATTGGTGTAGGTATAAAGGAATTctgtaaactttatttttcacagttgtACTTATGGCAGCTATTTAGGTGAGATGATAAAGGCTTTGAGAGTCTAGAAAAACTTGGTTTTGGTGCCTTAAAAGTACTTGAAAAGTGCTTGAATAATAATTGATAATTTAGTTTATTGCACAGAATTTTGAAAAGACACGGATTTCATTCTACAAGCAATTGCTGTCAGAGTGTCTAACAAATTAAAACCATTTGAAAATATGAATTGTTGTTTTACCTGCATTATATGAATTTGCTTTTTAGAAGCATCTGGTGCTTCTTATACTCCaccattgttaatatttttgcttttaacaatttatttatgtgtgcagTAAACACAATGGCAACTGGACTACATGGTGAACCAGTTAGGTGCTGCAAAATATTTACAAACTCAGCAATCACTTGTCAGAAAGCAGGGGAGCAAGGAAAGGAATCCACCAAGCCAAAGTGGGACACAGACATGGTCTGGATTTTAGCATGGGATaatgaactaaaaaaaataataagaattatATTATTTTGAACATGCTCTGTGACTGCAGTTTTACCATTTAGACCAACTATGAGTGTTAGTGTTACTAGTTTGCATTGCCTTGTAACAGTTGCTCTATTGGAAACCGCGTCTATGTTCTACTTTGTGCAAGGCTTAAAATCTCAAACATATCAAGATCTTTGCATACATGCAGTATATTGTGTTTATCTGAGCAAGGGCCgttgtttgttttggaaagcTTTTTGcaatcagtttatttttgctgttttagaTTGTGCTCTTTAAGCCACAATCTGTGCCAGGATGCATGTGCCTATGAAAGCATGATAGCATATTTTGAGTTTGAGTTATTTGTTTTGCCTGTCATTAGGCTTGAGGTGGTGCAGCCAGCTTTCAAATTCCACTAAATGAAAGTTATGAGTTTAATGTAATATTCAGTGTGCTTGCTATATATGGTGAGTTATTCTCTGACTTGACTGTATTTAACTTATTTGGTGACTTAGGGATGTGTATGCGTGCAGTTCAGTGTATCATAGTGCCACATGTTCTGTTCAAACTTGGTGTATCGTCTCATGAAGACATTGCAGATGCTTTTCATACATCTCAGTTGTAAATTCAGGACTTTCATATgacatatttctttttcctccgcATTTCCCTGAAGATTGataaagaagaagatgatgagcCATCCACCTCAGCTAACCCAGTGTTAGAACTGGAACTGACAGAAGAGAAGCTGCCAATGACACTGTCACGACAGGAAGTGAGtcaatgtaaaatattaacaCGCCCTTCACAgtaatttttctttcctgtactacaaattaaatgtgtctttttgcactgctgtgtttatgtaGGTAATAAGACGGCTTAGAGAACGTGGGGAACCAATCCGACTGTTTGGAGAGTCTGACTACGATGCCTTCCAAAGACTCAGGAAGATTGAGATTCTGGCCCCGGAAGTAAACAAGGTAGGACTGCGTGTGTCTCAGAGGGGACACATCACCCAGTAAAGCTGTGCTGAATCAAGTCCATCCTatctaagaaacaaaaaaaaagaaaaatccccaCAGCAGCCTCCATATTGAGAAATGCTTGTCACTGCCATTTTCATGTGTGGCCTGCAGTGCATATGTAGTTACCAGTTATTCACATGTTCCTGAGTGAATAAAGATGGATGTGGTTGTTTCTATGCCTCAGCACCGGCAATAGCGTTGCCAgaatcattatgttttcaggttctgtgtccatctgtccatccatctgtcctgCCTATTCTTGAGAATTTAATAATTCATTCGTATTcataattatgacaaaatttcacaaaattttCATACAACTGTACAATGAGATTGTGACTATATGTCACACTTGGTGGGATACTGGATTGGTGACAGTAATCTCGGGTGTCcatcttgaaactgtgctgcACTCACCGTTTTTGATGATACTGAACTGCAGGGTTCATTGCACCATATGTTGAAGCTCTCTGTTGGTCAGTAGTTAATACGGAGGCTGGATGCACATGCATGGAGGTGTACATCTGCAAGGTGGTAATTCTACTTTTTATGTGGTTCTTCAAAGCACATTATGTTGACTTGCTCTGTTTATGCTGCTTCTGTGTCAAGGGGTTGAGGAATGACCTGAAAGCAGCCATGGACAAGATTGACCAACAGTATCTGAACGAGATTGTTGGAGGAACAGAGTCGGGAGAATTGGACACACAGCACGACCTGAAAGTGcatgaagaaaacacaactaTAGAAGAACTGGAGGTACGTTGCATAGCTACAGGCTTTATTGTATATTGTTTTAAGATTCTCAGGAAtcacaaactgaaacatttcttaTCAGTTGTACCTTTGATTATGTTAAATATTCTTGTCATCTTTTGTGAGTTGTAATCATGATTTACTTTGTTTCTCATGACTTAAACTCTCCTTTAGGCTCTTGGTAAAACCT
This is a stretch of genomic DNA from Scatophagus argus isolate fScaArg1 chromosome 7, fScaArg1.pri, whole genome shotgun sequence. It encodes these proteins:
- the bend7 gene encoding BEN domain-containing protein 7 isoform X2 yields the protein MEFGERKRRRKSQSFKLVTDEDSDSSYMMNSSCKDSNGEPKDAAVPDVWVGDDGMEIKRQITGMMRLLSDKTSRVYQRVGTEQDSLTKEPADRHLTWVHEPAPLSVVSEDHQSNSWNSAEDPGPSPSSISTPIPKGTGCGQYSTRSKAIRILSNAKDLIKVNAANDAVPPAVPETPCCMCNCKGTLQAILQEMRAMRRLMQTQKASLERREHAASPCQPRLGPSPTTHCRPRRRRPIYKVAPLTVASSRRAALAPLEESPLKAAPEESRKREEYDKEQDSSAPNSDSVSSGVSVLPPHNNPVTVNSAHNPLLTQLREPQLLESEVRLAEDYDVFISKAQLDSILVNYTRSGSLLFRKLVCAFFDDATLANSLPNGKRKRGLNDNRKGLDQNIVGAIKVFTEKYCTEHRIEKLPGPRDWVQILQDQIKLARRRLKRDAAEAEEVLNGPSTSCDYNKPTNLKGAGVNMTG
- the bend7 gene encoding BEN domain-containing protein 7 isoform X3, whose amino-acid sequence is MEFGERKRRRKSQSFKLVTDEDSDSSYMMNSSCKDSNGEPKDAAVPDVWVGDDGMEIKRQITGMMRLLSDKTSRVYQRVGTEQDSLTKEPADRHLTWVHEPAPLSVVSEDHQSNSWNSAEDPGPSPSSISTPIPKGTGCGQYSTRSKAIRILSNAKDLIKVNAANADAVPPAVPETPCCMCNCKGTLQAILQEMRAMRRLMQTQKASLERREHAASPCQPRLGPSPTTHCRPRRRRPIYKVAPLTVASSRRAALAPLEESPLKAAPEESRKREEYDKEQDSSAPNSDSVSSGVSVLPPHNNPVTVNSAHNPLLTQLREPQLLESEVRLAEDYDVFISKAQLDSILVNYTRSGSLLFRKLVCAFFDDATLANSLPNGKRKRGLNDNRKGLDQNIVGAIKVFTEKYCTEHRIEKLPGPRDWVQILQDQIKLARRRLKREAEEVLNGPSTSCDYNKPTNLKGAGVNMTG
- the bend7 gene encoding BEN domain-containing protein 7 isoform X1 — its product is MEFGERKRRRKSQSFKLVTDEDSDSSYMMNSSCKDSNGEPKDAAVPDVWVGDDGMEIKRQITGMMRLLSDKTSRVYQRVGTEQDSLTKEPADRHLTWVHEPAPLSVVSEDHQSNSWNSAEDPGPSPSSISTPIPKGTGCGQYSTRSKAIRILSNAKDLIKVNAANADAVPPAVPETPCCMCNCKGTLQAILQEMRAMRRLMQTQKASLERREHAASPCQPRLGPSPTTHCRPRRRRPIYKVAPLTVASSRRAALAPLEESPLKAAPEESRKREEYDKEQDSSAPNSDSVSSGVSVLPPHNNPVTVNSAHNPLLTQLREPQLLESEVRLAEDYDVFISKAQLDSILVNYTRSGSLLFRKLVCAFFDDATLANSLPNGKRKRGLNDNRKGLDQNIVGAIKVFTEKYCTEHRIEKLPGPRDWVQILQDQIKLARRRLKRDAAEAEEVLNGPSTSCDYNKPTNLKGAGVNMTG
- the prpf18 gene encoding pre-mRNA-splicing factor 18; this translates as MDILKAEIARKRKLLEEKQLVDDSKKFFKRADLARKEQEDYFKRCGYKIDKEEDDEPSTSANPVLELELTEEKLPMTLSRQEVIRRLRERGEPIRLFGESDYDAFQRLRKIEILAPEVNKGLRNDLKAAMDKIDQQYLNEIVGGTESGELDTQHDLKVHEENTTIEELEALGKTLGTGDDDGDQDVIHKVLRFLLGVWAKDLNSREDHVKRGVQGKLASATHSQTESYLKPLFRKLKKKSLPADIKESITDIIKFMLEREYVKANDAYLQMAIGNAPWPIGVTMVGIHARTGREKIFSKHVAHVLNDETQRKYIQGLKRLMTICQKHFPTDPSKCVEYNAL